A DNA window from Tachysurus fulvidraco isolate hzauxx_2018 chromosome 4, HZAU_PFXX_2.0, whole genome shotgun sequence contains the following coding sequences:
- the six2a gene encoding homeobox protein SIX2a codes for MSMLPTFGFTQEQVACVCEVLQQGGNIERLGRFLWSLPACEHLHKNESVLKAKAVVAFHRGNFRELYKILESHQFSPHNHPKLQQLWLKAHYIEAEKLRGRPLGAVGKYRVRRKFPLPRSIWDGEETSYCFKEKSRSVLREWYTHNPYPSPREKRELAEATGLTTTQVSNWFKNRRQRDRAAEAKERENNENSNTNSHNTLTSSMNGNKTMMGSSDEDKTPIGTPDHTSSSPALLLTSASGLQPLHGLGAPPAPSAVPVPGAITVPSADSLHHQHHHHGLHDTILNPMASNLVDLGS; via the exons ATGTCTATGCTTCCGACTTTCGGCTTTACGCAAGAGCAAGTGGCGTGCGTGTGCGAGGTCCTGCAGCAGGGCGGCAACATCGAGCGCCTTGGCCGCTTTCTGTGGTCCCTGCCGGCTTGCGAACACCTCCACAAGAACGAGAGCGTGCTCAAGGCCAAGGCCGTAGTCGCCTTCCATCGGGGAAACTTCAGAGAGCTCTATAAAATCCTTGAGAGCCACCAGTTCTCGCCGCACAATCACCCGAAACTACAACAGCTCTGGCTCAAGGCGCACTACATCGAGGCGGAGAAGCTGCGTGGACGGCCGCTTGGAGCCGTGGGCAAGTACCGAGTGCGTAGGAAGTTCCCGCTTCCCCGGTCCATCTGGGATGGCGAGGAGACAAGCTACTGCTTTAAGGAGAAGAGTCGCAGCGTGCTAAGGGAATGGTACACTCATAACCCGTACCCTTCACCACGGGAAAAGCGCGAGCTGGCAGAAGCAACCGGCCTGACCACCACTCAGGTCAGCAACTGGTTCAAAAACAGGAGGCAACGCGACCGCGCGGCGGAGGCCAAAGAAAG GGAAAACAACGAGAACTCCAACACGAACAGCCACAACACACTTACGTCGTCCATGAACGGAAACAAGACGATGATGGGCAGCTCAGACGAAGACAAAACCCCGATCGGAACTCCAGATCACACGTCGTCGAGCCCAGCGCTACTGCTCACTTCCGCCTCCGGCCTCCAGCCTCTTCACGGTCTGGGAGCTCCGCCGGCGCCCAGCGCAGTACCAGTACCAGGCGCTATAACTGTACCAAGCGCGGACTCGCtgcaccaccaacaccaccaccatggCCTGCACGACACCATACTGAACCCTATGGCCTCCAACCTGGTCGATCTGGGCtcttaa
- the six3a gene encoding homeobox protein SIX3a: protein MVFRSPLELYPSHFFLPNFADRPLLVASSAPSARSPEDLSMFQLPTLNFSAEQVASVCETLEETGDIERLGRFLWSLPVAPGACEAINKHESILRARAVVAFHTGNFRDLYHILENHKFTKDSHGKLQAMWLEAHYQEAEKLRGRPLGPVDKYRVRKKFPLPRTIWDGEQKTHCFKERTRSLLREWYLQDPYPNPSKKRELAQATGLTPTQVGNWFKNRRQRDRAAAAKNRLQHQAIGQNGMRSLSECTPHSSAESPCTAASPTTSVSSVTERADMATSILSVTSSDSECDV from the exons ATGGTTTTCAGATCTCCTTTAGAGCTCTATCCCTCCCATTTCTTCCTGCCCAACTTCGCTGATCGGCCCTTGCTCGTTGCGAGCAGCGCGCCCAGCGCCCGGTCTCCCGAAGACTTGTCCATGTTTCAGCTACCGACCCTCAACTTCTCCGCGGAGCAGGTGGCGAGCGTCTGCGAGACGCTTGAGGAGACCGGCGACATCGAGCGACTGGGTCGCTTTCTGTGGTCGCTGCCGGTGGCGCCGGGCGCATGCGAGGCCATTAACAAACACGAGTCTATTCTGCGCGCCCGTGCTGTTGTCGCCTTCCACACGGGCAACTTCCGCGACCTGTATCACATCCTGGAAAACCACAAGTTCACCAAGGACTCGCACGGCAAGCTGCAGGCCATGTGGCTCGAGGCTCACTACCAGGAGGCCGAGAAGCTGCGGGGGCGCCCGCTCGGACCCGTCGATAAGTACAGAGTGCGCAAGAAGTTTCCGCTGCCCAGAACCATATGGGACGGAGAGCAGAAGACGCACTGTTTCAAGGAACGGACGCGCAGTCTGTTGCGGGAGTGGTACCTGCAGGACCCGTATCCCAACCCGAGCAAGAAACGGGAACTGGCGCAGGCCACTGGACTCACTCCTACACAAGTCGGAAACTGGTTTAAAAACCGGAGGCAAAGGGACAGAGCAGCGGCAGCAAAAAACAG GCTCCAGCACCAAGCCATAGGACAGAACGGCATGCGCTCGCTATCCGAATGCACTCCGCATAGCTCGGCAGAGTCGCCGTGTACCGCCGCCAGTCCCACCACCAGCGTATCGAGCGTCACGGAGCGCGCAGACATGGCAACATCCATCCTTTCCGTAACGTCCAGTGACTCTGAATGCGACGTATGA